The following is a genomic window from Amycolatopsis sp. BJA-103.
GAGTCTCGCCTCGGAGCTCGGGCCGCGCGGGATCCGGGTCAACTCCGTGGCACCCGGCTATATCTGGGCGGACTCGCTGAAGTGGTATTTCGCCTACCTGGCCAAGGAACGGGGCGTGACGCCGGAGCAGGTGTACGCCGAGACCGCGGAGACGATCGACCTGCGCCGCCTGCCGGAGCCGGACGAGATCGCCGACACCGTCGTGTTCCTGGCCTCGTCACTCGCCCGGTGCGTCACCGGTCAGTGCCTCGACGTCAACGCCGGCGAATACCACCACTGAAGGGGAAAGCATGCTGCCAGGTCGGGAAAACGTCGGCACGGTGGAGGATCTCCACGCGTCGGCGGCGAAACTCACCGGACTGGACGATTTCGGTGGCGAAGACCATCTCGAAGGCCTCCGCGTACTGCTGGATTCCTACGCCGGCGAGGCGGGGTTGACCCCGTACGGCAACAAGGTCCATCGCGCGTTCCTGCGGGGCGCTTTGGTGGCGAGGTCGTTGAGCGAGGCGTCCTGGAAACAGCATCCGGAGTACGCCGGGGTTCCCGTCGAGCGACCCATTTTCGTCACCGGCCTGCCACGCACCGGGACAACGGCACTGCACCGGCTGCTCACCGAGGATCCGGCGCACCAAGGTCTGGAGGTCTGGCTGACCGAGGTGCCGCAACCGCGGCCTCCGCGTGAGACCTGGGCGGAAAACCCGGTCTTCCAAGGAATCCAGGCGGGCTACGAGAAGCACCACGTCGAGCATCCCGAATTCATGGGCCTGCACCATATGTCCGCGGGCCAGGTCGAGGAATGCTGGCAACTGCTGCGGCAGTCGCTGAAATCGGTGTCCTACGAATGCCTCGCGCACGTGCCGTCGTACTCGCGCTGGCTGGACGGCCAGGGCTGGACCGACGCGTATCGCAGGCATCGGCGCAATCTGCAGCTGATCGGCCTGCCCGACGCCGGGCGCCGCTGGGTGCTCAAGAACCCGAGTCACCTCTTCGCGCTCGACGCTCTGCTGGAGGTCTACCCGGACGCGCTGATCGTCCAGACCCACCGCGCGCCGAGCACGATCATCGCGTCGGTGTGCAGTTTGAACGAGCAGGCTTCGGAAGGCTGGTCCGACGTCTTCCGCGGCGACGTGATCGGCCGTGATCAGCTGGAGCTGTGGGCACGCGGCGCGGAAAGGTCGCTCGAAGCGCGGGCGCGGCACGATCCGGCGCAGTTCTGCGATGTCCGGTACGAGGATTTCGTCGCCGACCCGATCGGCACCGTCGAGGGCGTCTACCGCCACTTCGGGTTGCCGCTGAGCGGCGAAGCCCGGGACGCGATGACCGTCGTGCACGCCGAAAGCCGTTCCGGGGAAAGGAAACCCGTGCACCGGTACGACCTCGCGGACTTCGGGCTCACCGCGGGCGAGGTCGACGAACGCTTCTCCACCTACCGCGCCGCCCACGACCTCTGAGGGTCAGAAGCCGGCGGCGGCGCGTTGGGCGGGGAGACCTCGGGTGGTGATCCCGCGCAGCACCTCGACCCGTTCCGACCCCGGCCGCCCGAGCACCCAGCTCGACCCGGGGACCTCCTTGGCGCGCTTCTTCAACGGCGCCAGGAGCCGGGAAGCGTCCTTGTAGGACCGGATCGCGCCGTTCCCGCAGACCAGGGTCGCGAGGGAAACCGTCACCGGCAGCTCGTCGGCCGACCACGCCGTGTCCAGCAGCGCGGCGGCGATCGTGCCGATCTCGTCGACGTCGCAGGCGATCAGGAAATCGTCCCCGCCGACATGGCTGACGCGCATCCTGCGCAGCCGTGACTCCAGGTCGGTGAGCGTCCGGCCGAGCGTGCGGATCAGGTCGTCGCCCGCGGCGAACCCGGCGGTGTCGTTGACCGTCTTGAACGAGTCGACGTCCAGCCAGGCCGCGACGAACGGCTCCCGCGCGTTGATCCGGCGGTCGACGTCCCTGGCGACGGCGTCACTGCCGGGCAGGCGCGTCAGCGGGCTCAGCGAGACGGCCTCCTCGACCTTCGCTTCGGCCACTCCGCGGAGGACCTCGTTCACCAGCACCACGCCGACGCACCGGCCGCGGTCGTCGACCACCACGACGTCGTCGCCGGTCCGGCTCCAGTCCGCGTCGGTGACCAGTTCGAGGAACTCCAGCGCGCTCGCGTCCGCGTGGATCGTGTGCGGCCGGTCGGCGAGCCGCGACGCGGGCCGTTTGGCGTGCAGGGCATGGCCGTACAACCCGGTGACCGCGACCAGGAACCGCGTCCGGTCGATCGACCACTGTGGACGGTGCCGGTCGTCGATGCCGACGATGCCGCTCGGCCCGTCTGCGGCGGCCAGGACCTCGCGGACGGCGTCACAGGTCGCGGCCTCCGGCAGGGTGCTCGCGGGCCGGAGGAAGTCGCCGACGCGGCGGGCGCGCGCGGTGCCGGGGACGAACGGGCCGGGCGCGTCCGGCGCGGGCAGCGGCGCGTGGTTGCCGTCGGGCGGGGCGAGCAGGTTGCCCTGCGCGATCCGCACCCCGAGCCTGCGCGCGGATTCCAGCTGTTCGGTGGTCTCGAGCCCGGTCGCGACCAGCCGGTTGTCGGTGCGCGAGGCGAAGTGCAGCACCGCCTCGACCACCGCGACGGCGGCCGGGTCGTGCGGCAGGCCACGCAGCACGCTGCGGTCCAGCTTCACCAGGTCGATCGGCGCGGAGGCGAGCAGCGTGAGCGGGAGGTCGCCGCGGCCGAGGCCGTCGAGCGCGAGCCGGAACCCGAGGTCGGTCAGCCGCCGCATCCCGCTGAGCAGCTGGTCGGCGGGGACCTGGGAGAACGGCGGCCCGATCTCCAGCACGACGTCCCTGGTCCGGCGGCCGGACAGGCTGAGCGC
Proteins encoded in this region:
- a CDS encoding GGDEF domain-containing protein, whose amino-acid sequence is MTLQIAVRFAYQPLYSLHTGGVVAFEALARPGRGTAHELLADARRSGKLAEVDIGLAAEAVRQQNEPQTTLPLHLNLSARTLAAPVSRFDPLTEALSLSGRRTRDVVLEIGPPFSQVPADQLLSGMRRLTDLGFRLALDGLGRGDLPLTLLASAPIDLVKLDRSVLRGLPHDPAAVAVVEAVLHFASRTDNRLVATGLETTEQLESARRLGVRIAQGNLLAPPDGNHAPLPAPDAPGPFVPGTARARRVGDFLRPASTLPEAATCDAVREVLAAADGPSGIVGIDDRHRPQWSIDRTRFLVAVTGLYGHALHAKRPASRLADRPHTIHADASALEFLELVTDADWSRTGDDVVVVDDRGRCVGVVLVNEVLRGVAEAKVEEAVSLSPLTRLPGSDAVARDVDRRINAREPFVAAWLDVDSFKTVNDTAGFAAGDDLIRTLGRTLTDLESRLRRMRVSHVGGDDFLIACDVDEIGTIAAALLDTAWSADELPVTVSLATLVCGNGAIRSYKDASRLLAPLKKRAKEVPGSSWVLGRPGSERVEVLRGITTRGLPAQRAAAGF
- a CDS encoding sulfotransferase family protein gives rise to the protein MLPGRENVGTVEDLHASAAKLTGLDDFGGEDHLEGLRVLLDSYAGEAGLTPYGNKVHRAFLRGALVARSLSEASWKQHPEYAGVPVERPIFVTGLPRTGTTALHRLLTEDPAHQGLEVWLTEVPQPRPPRETWAENPVFQGIQAGYEKHHVEHPEFMGLHHMSAGQVEECWQLLRQSLKSVSYECLAHVPSYSRWLDGQGWTDAYRRHRRNLQLIGLPDAGRRWVLKNPSHLFALDALLEVYPDALIVQTHRAPSTIIASVCSLNEQASEGWSDVFRGDVIGRDQLELWARGAERSLEARARHDPAQFCDVRYEDFVADPIGTVEGVYRHFGLPLSGEARDAMTVVHAESRSGERKPVHRYDLADFGLTAGEVDERFSTYRAAHDL